One Pseudomonas sp. HOU2 genomic window carries:
- the ispE gene encoding 4-(cytidine 5'-diphospho)-2-C-methyl-D-erythritol kinase, whose amino-acid sequence MTAPRLTLPSPAKLNLMLHILGRRADGYHELQTMFQFVDYGDEITFAVRDDGVIQLHTEFAGVPHDSNLIVRAAKMLQQQSGCSLGIDIWIDKVLPMGGGIGGGSSNAATTLLGLNHLWQLGWDEDRLAALGLTLGADVPVFVRGHAAFAEGVGEKLTPVDPEEPWYLVLVPQVSVSTAEIFSDPLLTRNTPPIKVRPVPEGNSRNDCLPVVARRYPEVRNALDLLGKFTEAKLTGTGSCVFGGFPSKAEADKVSALLTETLTGFVAKGSNVSMLHRKLQSLL is encoded by the coding sequence ATGACCGCTCCACGTTTGACGCTGCCCTCGCCGGCCAAGCTCAACCTGATGCTGCACATTCTCGGTCGCCGGGCAGACGGCTATCACGAACTGCAGACGATGTTTCAGTTTGTCGATTACGGCGACGAAATCACCTTCGCCGTGCGCGATGACGGCGTGATTCAGTTGCACACCGAATTCGCCGGCGTGCCCCACGACAGCAACCTGATCGTGCGCGCGGCAAAAATGCTGCAGCAACAATCCGGCTGCTCGCTCGGTATCGATATCTGGATTGATAAAGTTCTGCCCATGGGCGGCGGCATCGGTGGCGGCAGCTCGAATGCCGCGACCACCCTGCTCGGCCTGAACCACTTGTGGCAACTGGGCTGGGATGAAGATCGCCTCGCCGCGCTGGGCCTTACGCTCGGCGCCGATGTACCGGTATTCGTCCGTGGCCACGCGGCATTTGCCGAAGGCGTGGGCGAAAAACTGACCCCGGTCGACCCCGAAGAACCGTGGTATCTGGTGCTCGTGCCGCAAGTCTCTGTTAGTACGGCAGAAATTTTTTCCGATCCTTTGTTGACACGTAACACGCCGCCCATTAAAGTGCGCCCCGTTCCCGAGGGAAACAGTCGAAATGACTGCTTGCCGGTGGTTGCAAGGCGTTATCCAGAAGTACGTAACGCATTGGATTTGTTAGGTAAATTTACCGAAGCAAAACTCACCGGAACTGGAAGTTGTGTGTTTGGGGGCTTCCCAAGCAAAGCTGAAGCTGATAAAGTCTCGGCCCTTCTGACAGAGACCCTTACAGGGTTTGTAGCGAAAGGAAGCAACGTTTCGATGTTGCATCGCAAGCTGCAAAGTCTGCTCTAA
- the lolB gene encoding lipoprotein insertase outer membrane protein LolB, translated as MFLRHVIVFSFIALLAGCAGFGARESVEGHGSPAQWAANKQQLTGLDGWQIDGKIGIRAPKDSGSGTLFWLQRQDYYDIRLSGPLGRGAARLTGRPGKVSLEVANQGRYDSESPEALLEEQLGWKLPVSNLAWWVRGLPAPSSKSRLTLDNDSRLANLEQDGWKVEYLSYAEQNGYWLPERIKLHGTDLDVTLVIKTWQPRKLGQ; from the coding sequence ATGTTTTTGCGCCACGTTATTGTTTTCAGCTTCATCGCCCTGCTCGCCGGTTGCGCGGGCTTCGGCGCTCGCGAATCGGTCGAGGGCCACGGCAGTCCGGCTCAGTGGGCCGCGAACAAACAACAGCTGACCGGCCTCGACGGCTGGCAGATCGACGGCAAGATCGGCATTCGCGCGCCGAAAGACTCCGGCAGCGGCACGCTGTTCTGGCTGCAACGCCAGGACTACTACGACATTCGCCTGTCCGGCCCGCTGGGTCGTGGCGCGGCACGTCTGACCGGGCGCCCGGGCAAGGTCTCGCTGGAAGTCGCCAATCAGGGTCGCTATGACTCCGAGTCGCCGGAAGCGCTGCTCGAAGAGCAACTCGGCTGGAAATTGCCGGTATCGAATCTGGCCTGGTGGGTCCGTGGCCTGCCGGCACCCAGCAGCAAGAGCCGCCTGACCCTGGATAACGACAGTCGCTTGGCCAATCTGGAACAGGACGGCTGGAAGGTCGAGTACCTCAGCTACGCCGAGCAAAACGGTTACTGGCTGCCCGAGCGGATCAAATTGCACGGCACCGATCTGGACGTGACGCTGGTGATCAAGACCTGGCAACCGCGTAAATTGGGGCAATAA